The following are from one region of the Anabas testudineus chromosome 2, fAnaTes1.2, whole genome shotgun sequence genome:
- the LOC113164753 gene encoding E3 ubiquitin-protein ligase Midline-1-like: MDTLESELTCPICLELFEDPLLLPCAHSLCFGCAHRILVSHCTTNESVQNIAAFQCPTCRYVISLSPERGLEGLKRNVTLQNIIDRVQRASSSAGVPLPLPLPAPHSGPNSPGEEGNNRLALVPVSAAMSSPGTPPEPVQCQFCEQDPPQDAVKTCVTCEVSYCEECLRATHPNKKPFTGHRLIEPMPDSHLRGLQCLEHEEEKVNMYCVTDDQLICSLCKLVGRHREHQVAALSDRYEKLKQALDSNLSSLIKRNNELESLMGKLIQTCQHVEVNASRQEGKLMEECDVLIDIIQQRRQLIASKIKEGKAQRLRKLAQQISNCKQCIERSSALITQADQTLKETDHARFLQTAKSINERVSMATASTQVLIPEIHLTDTFDTFALDFTREKKLLESLDYLTAPTAPCIREELCTASYDTITVHWTSDDEFTVVSYELQYAIFTGQSNIASLCNSLDSWMIVPNIKQNHYTVHGLQSGTKYIFVVKAINQAGSRSSEPGTLKTNSQPFKLDPKSAHKKLKVSHDNLTVERDETTSKKGHSQDRFSSQSSYGVVGNVFIDSGRHYWEALIGGSTWYAVGIAYKSAPKHEWIGKNSASWVLCRCNNSWVVRHNSKELAIEPSPHLRRVGVLLDYDAGYLTFYDAVGSQHLHTFHVSFVQPVCPVFNVWNKCLTILTGLPIPDHLEGLEPHS; the protein is encoded by the exons ATGGACACTCTGGAGTCAGAGCTGACCTGCCCAATCTGCCTGGAGCTCTTCGAAGACCCACTTCTGCTCCCCTGCGCCCACAGCCTGTGTTTCGGCTGTGCCCACCGCATCCTTGTCTCCCATTGCACTACCAACGAGTCTGTTCAGAACATCGCCGCCTTTCAGTGCCCCACTTGTAGATATGTCATTTCCCTGAGTCCGGAGCGAGGACTAGAGGGACTGAAGAGAAACGTTACCTTGCAGAATATCATTGATAGAGTTCAGCGAGCCTCATCGTCGGCAGGGGTTCCTCTTCCACTGCCACTGCCTGCACCCCACAGCGGGCCCAACTCACCTGGTGAGGAAGGGAATAACCGGTTGGCGCTGGTCCCCGTCAGCGCCGCTATGTCCAGCCCAGGCACCCCTCCTGAACCGGTCCAGTGCCAGTTCTGTGAGCAGGACCCCCCACAGGATGCTGTCAAAACATGCGTGACGTGTGAGGTGTCATATTGTGAGGAGTGCCTCAGAGCGACACATCCCAACAAGAAGCCGTTCACTGGCCACCGGCTCATCGAGCCCATGCCGGACTCGCACCTCAGAGGGCTCCAGTGTCTGGAgcatgaggaggagaaggtgaacATGTACTGTGTGACTGATGATCAGTTGATCTGCTCGCTGTGCAAACTGGTTGGAAGGCACAGGGAACACCAGGTGGCAGCACTGAGTGACCGCTATGAAAAGCTCAAG CAAGCCCTGGACTCCAACCTGAGCAGTTTGATTAAGAGAAACAACGAGCTGGAGTCGCTCATGGGGAAGCTGATCCAGACTTGTCAACACGTAGAG GTGAATGCATCCCGTCAGGAGGGCAAACTGATGGAGGAGTGCGATGTCCTGATTGACATTATCCAGCAGAGGAGGCAGCTCATTGCAAGCAAAATCAAGGAGGGAAAG GCACAAAGACTTCGAAAGCTCGCCCAACAGATCTCCAACTGCAAGCAGTGCATCGAGAGGTCTTCAGCCCTCATCACACAGGCCGACCAGACATTAAAAGAAACTGATCACGCTCGCTTCCTGCAGACTGCCAAGAGCATCAACGAGAG GGTCTCCATGGCAACCGCATCAACCCAAGTGCTGATCCCCGAGATACACCTTACGGACACCTTCGACACTTTTGCCCTGGACTTCACTAGAGAGAAGAAGCTGTTGGAGAGTCTGGACTACCTCACAG CTCCAACTGCTCCATGCATAAGGGAAGAGTTGTGCACAGCTTCGTACGACACCATCACTGTCCACTGGACGTCCGACGATGAATTCACAGTGGTGTCCTATGAGCTGCAGTATGCCATCTTCACGGGACAGTCTAACATTGCCA GTCTGTGTAACTCATTAGACAGCTGGATGATTGTTCCTAACATCAAGCAGAACCACTACACAGTGCACGGTCTGCAGAGCGGCACCAAATATATCTTTGTTGTCAAGGCCATTAACCAAGCAGGAAGCAGGAGCAGTGAACCAGGGACGCTGAAGACCAACA GCCAGCCGTTCAAGCTGGACCCGAAGTCTGCTCACAAAAAGCTGAAGGTGTCTCACGATAACCTGACAGTGGAGCGGGATGAAACCACATCCAAGaaaggccacagccaggatcgTTTCTCCAGCCAAAGCAGCTACGGCGTAGTGGGAAATGTCTTCATCGACAGCGGGCGTCACTACTGGGAGGCTTTGATAGGGGGGAGCACATG GTACGCTGTGGGTATAGCCTACAAATCAGCCCCCAAGCATGAGTGGATCGGTAAAAACTCTGCCTCCTGGGTGCTCTGCCGGTGCAACAACTCCTGGGTGGTTCGCCACAACAGCAAGGAGCTGGCCATCGAGCCCTCGCCCCACCTGCGTCGCGTCGGGGTCCTTCTGGACTACGACGCTGGATACCTGACCTTCTACGACGCTGTGGGCTCCCAACACCTGCACACATTTCACGTGTCCTTTGTCCAGCCTGTGTGTCCCGTGTTCAACGTGTGGAATAAATGTCTGACCATTCTCACTGGTCTACCCATCCCCGACCACCTAGAGGGACTAGAACCCCACAGCTGA